A region of the Mytilus galloprovincialis chromosome 1, xbMytGall1.hap1.1, whole genome shotgun sequence genome:
TAGATGCCGAATGTATCCTTAAGGatacatagatttctatttttagacggtcacagtgcaaacagtaaaaataacGTTTAAACATGTTTCTTGGCCCCGTTGCTCCATGGATGTTATGATAAACACCAAATGCATTCGATATTTTAGTATCAGGCGTAAAAAcactgttaaaatatgttttttcaaagattgttatgaaaaaaaaaaaactcgtgaAAAACAAAATTAGCAATTGTATCTGACCAAaggatatattttaaaagaaggtGGTCACCATGAACTGTATTTCATGGTAGACTATTTTCCTCTAACTTAACTTTGCATGATTTAGAAACAAAGCAATACATACATTCATTCATTTTAATCATAATATAGCACtgttttatataaacaataattaataaatataaatagagaAGATAAGTTGACagaaaaatatgaataatatatcATGTTGACGTTAATAAATCCTAAGACAAACCAATTGGCAATGTTTTAAGATATGCTTTGCATCTATCTCTCACCAAATATGTTACTAAGAATCTTATAAAGTTCAATCAGGGCAACTTTGATTAAAAGATGCTTGGTTTAGATAGTATGTAAAACTATATTTGTATGTTGCTGGAAAAAATTCATTGAAACACAATTATTACTAAAACTGTTCTActattaataaaacatatatgtCAAGCTCTTAATTAATAAATAAGTCATTTAAAAACAGTAGTCTAGTGTTATAAATGGCAAACGTATGAAAATGTATAAAAGAGAAAGCATACAATCTGTTAGAAAACATATGCAAAGGAGCTAGGATTagacaaatttaaattttatatatagcatcaatataattacatgtaaatCATAGGCAATTAACAacaattcataaaattttaacaaacaatatCCAGGACTTTGAAAAGTCCTACgtgcaaaaaaataaatcaggtttcaacaagaaaaaatatatttatagtttaCTTAAAAGAATTAGTTTTTGGTGTACATAACTGAATCCAGCTTGATGTTTTCATAACCCTAATGACATAACAATCTATAAGTAAAATAATTAAGTTCAGATAAAACATATCATGTCGTAACTGTGCCAACAATAGGCAACAATGGAAGATAAATTGTATGCCCATTTCATGAACAATAATTAGTCATACAGAGTTGTCTACCCTTTCATATTCATCAATAGTTTGATTGATTCGTTTCAGATCTCATATTTATTGAAAAGTGAATTtctaaatgcatatttttttcatttaaacatgacagtttttcttgaaaaaaaaaaaacacaaaaattcaagatacaaaatggaaaaaaagatCATTGTACAAAGTCGTTATCATTCCACAAAGTTTagacaaaaaatgtcaaaaaataaaaagtcatCTTTATAAAAAGACTTTTAACATCATAACCTGTTGAACTATAGTGTActacaaatatttgatttgtaacatttaaaaatatatgaagGATTAGTATATGTACGTTTTAActgtatattttcattattcaCAATTAAAGaatcaatataaaatatagttCCCTGTAATTCAATTTAATCACTATGAAAAAATGACCATGTAATTAATAAAGATCCTTTATAATTCCCTCCTTTACATGTATTCTGATCACATTACCCAACTTATTTACATTATCTTTATGAgaattgaagaaatacaaataaatgatgaAGTGTAAGTATGTTATCCTCTGAAGCCAAGGAGAAAAAAATTAACCCTCCACAAATTTTATAGGCAGTCTGAATATAGTAACAGTTCATTCCCTATGAGCTTGCCAAACCGTTCTCAATGTTTATAGGCAGTCTGAATAGTGTAATAATTCATTCCCAGCTTTCCCAATCATCTTCCTGCAAAAGATAAATATAATTCTGTTAATAAAAGATTTCTTTATTAGATAATTCACTTTTATCATGAATACTGTTATAACTTGATCATTTTTTTTCATGACaggaaatatttgaatttaatatttttgttagtttTCAAAAGTAGGTCAATAGGTTAATTGAGAttaatagaccactttcaagTTAGTCTTTTTTTGGTAATTATGAGCACCTttatgatgtcatttaccagatagagctTGTATCCTTGCACTATAaatgttcatcaagcgtcttagtgatcttCATTGAGCaggataaacaagaaataatgttTGTCCTGTAGGTATTTTATCACAATTTCCTAATGACTGTCAATTATGAGAATCTAATTTTCCattaattcgtgcaatatagcatcataGTTATCCAACCACTTGCTCAACATGGAAATGGAAGTGATGATGCCCCTTAACACATGAATGATTTttactaaaaccaaagtttttgacagaAATGAAGTTGCCTATTGAATAAAGGCCTTACACACCACatgttaaacattatttttatccTCATTAAACTTATTACATGTACTGCACAAACATATTTATTTGGTGCAAATGCTAAATAAATGTCCAGAGAATAAACTAAGTGTATTCTTGCTTCTGTGGTTAGGTTGGAAATGATAAATTACATCTGCTCAAACTTTACCTTGCAACCTTGCACAGATACTATAagaagttatataaatattgaacTATTGTCCAATGTTATAACCTTTATTTGTTAGATGTATGCTATAATATCAAACAAATTATTGTTGATCTTTTGGAGGCATATCATCAACAACAATTATTTAAGTTCTTGATAAAAGAAGTCATATATCCAGTGAATTAATTTTTATAGCCTAGCTGAAAGTAAAGAATTCAGAACTGTCTTAAAGAAGTTAGACAAAGAAAAATCATGATTTTCAGTAATAGTTCTGCCTTCAATTTCTcaaattatatgtaaaaataattcTAAACCCTAAATTTTGTTGTGCATGTATTTAAGAAAATTGTGTATtataatgcaaatatttattacCACATCAGCAGATAATTTTGTGTAGTCTGTAGAAGACAAATTTAATTTCTTGGCAATTTCATCGGCGGCTTTCATATCTTCCTCCGTCAGTTCAACATCAAAATCTCTCTCCCAGTCTTCATCAGCACTTTCTGAAATAAAAGACATTACAACATACAACTCGTGTTATTTAAAACATGCTTCAAAATAAACTCTGATTGAGTAAAAATCCCTCAGATCAAATAAAGATTATATAAATTGCATATGAATACATGTAAGTTGgatataactacatgtattaaattaaagatgccattaaattataaaatatatttttacataaaattcAAGTTTGCTTTCATCCGATGGCCACTACCAGTATTTAACAATAAAAGCCACAACAAACTAAATAGTTTGTATACAGATAATTAACTTGATGTGAAAGGCACACCTATCAATTGAAGCCTTTACTAACACTCTACATGAAAAGTTAATGCATTGAAGCCATTGATATATAATAAAGTATCCCCATGTACAGCTTATTTTTCATTGAGGAAATTATTTTGTAGTTTTTACCTACCAAGAAAGTTCAGAAAATATCaatatacaaacaataacatgaataTGGCTATAGACCTTCAATCACTAATATTCATACCTTTTGTAGACTCCGTGGAAGGGGAATCCCTATCTGGGTTAACTACAACTGTATCCCCCTTTTCTTTGGtccttatttcaatattttcatttgtattttcctCTTCACTTGGttgtacattttcattttctgttaaTTTTTCTGTTTCTGTATTCACATTTTTCTCCAAATCTTTTTCAACATTAAGACTTTCACATGGTATAGATGTGGCTGTGGGTTTATCAACGTCTTCCTCTAATACAAGAGAATTGTCACCTGTCTCATTGTCATTTGTATTGTAAACTTTTATCTCACTGCTCTTTGAAATGTCTCCTTTTGACTCACTGTCCATTGATTTGCAATTTTCTCCTTCTGTTTTTGAACAAGACTGAGTTGTACCAACATTATTCTTTAAGTCACTATCACAGGGAAGTTCATTATTTACAACTCTGTCAGATTCTTGTGTTTGGTCTTTTATATTACTGTCCATACTACTGTCTGTTTTGACCAATGAAGTGGGAGGTTGTTCGCCATTGTTTTGTGATATATTTGGTACCTTgttagtttgttttttattttctacaTATTTTAATTTACCAGTATTTGTTTCCCCCTCCTCTGCACTAGAATCATcctcttctgaaaaaaatatattaatttcttATTATTTTGCTGGTGTTTGaaagttttcattttgatttatcTTTAAACATAAGTGTTTTAAAAGTAATCTTACTAAATATTCCTACAGATGCAACTGTTAACCTTCTGGATCTTTCACAGTTTTCCTTTCTATATAACTTTTCCTGATGAAATCAATCTGCTGATAAGAAGACGATTACTTGTGAACAATTTTAACTAATAATTTACAAACCAAGCACTTATAAAAACCAATAAGTATTGACCCAAAACCTATAATAACAATCCTTACCATCCCAGTTTATAGAATCTTCTTTTTTCTCAGACTGTTCAGCCCTTTTCATTAATGCCAATTTCCTTGCTTCGTCAATTTGAAGCTGGTGAACTTTGTAAAAATATCTCCTCCAAAAATTGGCATGAGAAATTTCTGATGGtaccttaaaaaataaaataacaaattatttgacaaggatcactatacataactGTCATTTTATTTAGACTTCACTGATTCCATGGCATGTGCATTTCAAATGGATGCTGTTTAATGTATAgctaacttaagtttgtctttttattcatcacctgctatttatttttttcaatttattctgtcattcttttataatattttgttttggtgGACTAAACAAGAAAAACTCAGGTTAACCAGTAACTTTCAGCAAGTTAACACAAACTTTTCCACAGGTCTTAGACAGGTGTCAAGTAACTTTCAGCAAGTTAACACAAACTTTTCCACAGGTCTTAGACAGGTGTCACTACACACAAACCGTTTTCTGATTGAGCGTACTTGTCATCTGACAAATAACCAACACAAATCTCAATCAAATAATGGTAAGTTAAGCTACAGTGCCTAAAATGTATGTGAACTGTAAAATTAAGTTAATTTCTGTAAGTCTTTTGTCGAGATTAAACCCACAAGTATTCAAAAAtcctttatttgtttatatgaccaTATAATTATATAATCTATAGAAATACTAACCAGTCTGGTATATAGTCCTCTGACTTCAACTTGTGATACTAGTAATTCTGAAACTTCCCCTTTCCTGACTTCCATGTTAAATGATTTCAACCATTCTTTATACTTATCTATAGAACCAGAAGGATCATTGCAATAGGTACCAGGATCTACTTGTATAGCATGAAGTCTAGCCTGAAACAAACAATGTACCAGTAAGATCATTACAATAAGTACCAGGATCTACTTGTATAGCATGAAGTCTAGCCTGAAACAAACAATGTACCAGTAAGATCATTGCAATAGGTACCAGGATCTACTTGTATAGCATGAAGTCTAGCCTGAAACAAACAATGTACCAGTAAGATCATTACAATAAGTACCAGGATCTACTCATATAGCATGAAGTCTAGCCTGAAACAAACAATGTACCAGTAAGATCATTACAATAAGTACCAGGATCTACTCATATAGCATGAAGTCTAGCCTGAAACAAACAATGTACCAGTAAGACCATTACAATAAGTACCAGGATCTACTCATATAGCATGAAGTCTAGCCTGAAACAAACAAGGAACCAGTAAGATCATTACAATAAGTACCAGGATCTACTCATATAGCATGAAGTCTAGCCTGAAACAAACAAGGAACCAGTAAGATCATTACAATAAGTACCAGGATCTACTCATATAGCATGAAGTCTAGCCTGAAACAAACAAGGAACCAGTAAGATCATTACAATAAGTACCAGGATCTACTCATATAGCATGAAGTCTAGCCTGAAACAAACAATGTACCAGTAAGATCATTACAATAAGTACCAGGATCTACTTGTATAGCATGAAGATTAGCCTGAAACAAACAATGTACCAGTAAGATCATTACAATAAGTACCAGGATCTACTTGTATAGCATGAAGATTAGCCTGAAACAAACAATGTACCAGTAAGATCATTACAATAAGTACCAGGATCTACTTGTATAGCATGAAGTCTAGCCTGAAACAAACAATGTACCAGTAAGATCATTAAAATAAGTACCAGGATCTACTCATATAGCATGAAGTCTAGCCTGAAACAAACAATGAACCAGTAAGATCATTACAATAAGTACCAGGATCTACTTGTATAGCATGAAGTCTAGCCTGAAACAAACAATGTACCAGTAAGATCATTAAAATAAGTACCAGGATCT
Encoded here:
- the LOC143052511 gene encoding uncharacterized protein LOC143052511 — translated: MSFVSVWLEINAMAESSETSDEGGSWWGGWIQAAKEKSMYGIQAAKEKSMSAYEMIKKDLEEFSNTMSNDTGEAVAKTSESLRETLKTENTEAARDKLKQGLSSFLDGLTKLLVVEAEDKDVPVARRNPTDPIFDRAKARLHAIQVDPGTYCNDPSGSIDKYKEWLKSFNMEVRKGEVSELLVSQVEVRGLYTRLVPSEISHANFWRRYFYKVHQLQIDEARKLALMKRAEQSEKKEDSINWDEEDDSSAEEGETNTGKLKYVENKKQTNKVPNISQNNGEQPPTSLVKTDSSMDSNIKDQTQESDRVVNNELPCDSDLKNNVGTTQSCSKTEGENCKSMDSESKGDISKSSEIKVYNTNDNETGDNSLVLEEDVDKPTATSIPCESLNVEKDLEKNVNTETEKLTENENVQPSEEENTNENIEIRTKEKGDTVVVNPDRDSPSTESTKESADEDWERDFDVELTEEDMKAADEIAKKLNLSSTDYTKLSADVEDDWESWE